One genomic segment of Panicum virgatum strain AP13 chromosome 2N, P.virgatum_v5, whole genome shotgun sequence includes these proteins:
- the LOC120660077 gene encoding CAX-interacting protein 4-like: MPATAGRVRMPANNRVHSSAALQTHGIWQSAIGYDPYAPENNKQQPGRPSSSVSANAAAAAANDANAAAAAAGSGSGDGNAYNSFQGLLALARITGSNSDETRGACKKCGRVGHLTFQCRNFLSVKDLDLDDADAQAAAQAAAQAKFDEIKKKAAAGGNADEVSDEEEEDEDSDSSDSDIDPELEKIIAERERARNGGRRSRDEEKKSSHRHRSSSSKRRSRHTRSRKSDDSEDEEEEGRRGRDRKRAGRSKKHESDEDSSDDSESDRKRHRKSRKDRKRRRSHHRSDSSDDEDISGGEERRRRRHRKRRHHRREAYDSDSGGSESAAEKRSSRRRRHRRSESSGSDEDKRHDNRGAKRSGEKSRDRKRS; encoded by the coding sequence ATGCCTGCGACGGCGGGGCGCGTGCGCATGCCCGCGAACAACCGCGTGCACAGCAGCGCGGCACTGCAGACGCACGGCATCTGGCAGAGCGCCATCGGGTACGACCCCTACGCACCCGAGAACAACAAGCAGCAGCCGGGCCGCCCCTCGTCCTCCGTCTCCGCcaacgccgctgccgccgccgccaacgatgccaacgccgccgccgcagccgccggatCCGGGTCCGGCGACGGCAACGCCTACAATAGCTTCCAGGGCCTCCTCGCGCTCGCGCGCATCACTGGCTCCAACTCCGACGAGACACGCGGCGCCTGCAAAAAGTGCGGCCGCGTAGGCCACCTCACCTTCCAGTGCCGCAATTTTCTTTCCGTCAAGGACCTCGACCTGGACGACGCTGATGCTCAGGCTGCCGCGCAGGCAGCTGCGCAGGCCAAGTTCGATGAGATCAAGAAGAAGGCTGCAGCCGGCGGGAATGCAGATGAGGTTTCcgatgaggaggaagaggacgagGACAGTGATTCCTCTGATTCCGACATcgatcctgagctggagaagatAATTGCTGAGCGCGAGCGTGCCAGGAATGGGGGACGGAGGTCCAGGGATGAAGAGAAAAAGTCAAGCCACCgccacaggagcagcagcagcaagagaagatcaagacacACCAGGAGCAGGAAGAGTGATGATAGTGAGGATGAAGAGGAGGAAGGCAGAAGAGGCAGGGACAGGAAGAGGGCTGGCAGATCGAAGAAGCATGAATCAGATGAGGATAGCAGTGATGACAGTGAATCTGATAGGAAAAGGCACAGGAAGAGCAGGAAGGACAGGAAGAGGCGCAGGAGCCACCACAGGAGTGACTCATCGGATGATGAGGATATATCTGGAGGTGAAGAAAGgaggcgccggcgccaccgGAAGCGGCGCCATCACCGGAGGGAAGCATATGACAGTGACAGTGGTGGTAGTGAGTCTGCAGCTGAAAAGAGGTCCAGCAGGCGGAGGAGGCATCGCAGGTCAGAAAGCAGTGGGTCGGATGAGGATAAGCGACATGATAATCGGGGAGCAAAACGTTCCGGGGAGAAGAGCAGGGACCGCAAGAGGAGCTAA